GAGAAGCGCGATAAGGCAATCAAGGAGGGCGAGGAAAAGATGGACGACGCCTCGAAGCGTGACGAGGGTATTCGCTAGAACCGCTCGCCCTGCCGTAGGCACCGGCGCAGGCCGGCGCCTGCGGCGTCGGTCTCCATCAATGCGCGACCACGGCCCCTCGCGACAAAAAGTCCCCCAGCGTCAACGCCATCATGATCCCTACCCATCCCAGACCGCAGGCGAGCGCGAGACGGATCGACGGATGGCCTTCGCGCAGTTTCATGAACACCATCACCACGATGCCCGCCTTGGCCGCCGCGATCGCCAGCGACGCCACCACGTTGAATGTGCCCAGGCGAAGCCCTGCCAGCCACACGCTTAGCACGAGCAGGGCCAGCAAGGCGACGAACGCCCCGACATGCGTCTTCATGCGCGCCCCACCTGGTAATACAGCGGAAAGACGAAAATCCAGACGATGTCCACCAGGTGCCAGTAAAGCGTGCCCACTTCCAGCGGCGCATGGTTCCCGGGAAGGAAATCGCCGCGAAAGGCCAGCCGTGCCAGGACGCAGAGCAGCCCCACTCCGATCAGCACATGCAGGGCATGAAAGCCGGTGGTGACGTAATACAGCACGAAGAACAGCGCCTCATGCGGCGCGTCGTCGCCCACTTCGTCGTACCGGATGCCGGGAATCACCCCCGCCAGGTCATCGTGGCGATACTCGGCACCATGGATCCCCAGGAAGGCGACGCCCATCGTCGCGGTGAACAGCAACAGCCATCCCGCCTCGCGGGGGCGTGACCGCTTTACCGCCTGCAATGCCCATGCCGCGGTAAAACTGCTGGTCAGCAGCACACCCGTCTCGATGGCACCCAGCGGCAGGTCCGTATGCCGGCTGCCGGCCACGAAAGCGTCGGGCCACAGCACGCGCATGACCGTATAGCCGGTGAACAGCACGCCGAAGAACAGGATCTCCGTAGCAAGGAAGGCCCACATGCCCAGTTGCGCGGCCTCGTGCTGCTGGGCGAGGTCGTCGAAGGGCTGCGCGGGTTCGGGCATCGTGGCGCTCATGGGTGCACGTAGGCATAGGGGCCGTCGGTCACCACCGGCGGGCGTTCGAAATTGTGGGGCGGAGGCGGCGACGCCGTTTCCCACTCCAGCCCCTTGGCGCCCCACGGATCCGGCCCGGCGCGCTCGCCGAAACGCAGCGACCACAACAGGTAACCCACCGGCAACAGGTAGGACGCGGCGAGCAGTACGGCGCCGGCGGACGACAGCACGTTGAGCAGCGCGTATTCGTCGGGATAGCGGTAGTAGCGCCGTGGCATGCCTTCGGCCCCGGCCAGGAACTGGGGGAAAAAGGTGAGATTGAAGCCGAGGAACATGAGGATGGCGGCGAACCGCGCCCAGCCTTCCGAATACAGGCGTCCGGTGATCTTCGGCCACCAGAAATGAATGCCGCCCAGGTAGGCCATGACCGCGCCGCCGACCATGATGTAGTGGAAATGCGCCACCACGAAGTACGTATCGGTGAGGTTCACGTCAAGCGCGGTGGCGGCGAGGAAGAGCCCCGTGAGTCCGCCCAGCATGAACAGGCCGACGAAGCCGAGCGCGTAGATCATCGGCGCGCCGAAGGTGATGTCGCCTTTGTAGAGCGTCGCCGTCCAGTTGAACACCTTGATCGCCGAAGGCACCGCGATGATGAAGCTCAGGATCGAGAAGACGATGCTGGCGTACATCGACTGCCCGGCCACGAACATATGGTGGCCCCAGACGAGGAAACCGACCACGGCGATGCCGATGATCGAATACACCATGAAGCGATAGCCGAAGATCTTCCGCCGCACGCTGGCGGTGATGAGTTCGCTAACCACGCCCATGGAGGGCAACACCATGATGTAGACGGCCGGATGGGAGTAGAACCAGAAGAAATGCTGGAACAACAGCGGATCGCCGCCGAGCGAGGGGTCGAAGATGCCCACGCCGGTCAAGCGCTCGATGGCCAGCAGCGACAGCGTCATCGCCAGCACCGGTGTGGCGAGCATCATCACCAGCGATACGCCGTACATCGACCACACGAACAGGGGCAGGCGGAACCAGGTCATGCCCTTCGTGCGCAAGGTATGGATGGTAACGATGAAGTTGAGCCCGGTAAGGATCGACGAGAAGCCGACGATGAACACGCCCACCACCGCCAGCACCACGTGCGTGTTGGAGAACAGGGTGGAGAACGGCGTGTAGAACGTCCATCCGGTATCCACGCCGCCCAGGAGGAGGCAGGTCACGGTGAACAGTCCCCCGAGCAGGTAGAGGTACCAGCTGAACAGGTTCAGCCGGGGGAAGGCGACGTCGCGCGCGCCGATCATGAGCGGCAGGAGGAAGTTGCCCAGCGTGTTGGGTATGGACGGGATCAGGAAGAACCACACCATCACCACGCCATGGAAGGTGAAGGTCTTGTTGTAGGTGTCGGCGCTCATCAGGTCGCCGTGGGGTGTCGCCAGTTCCAGGCGGATCAATGCCGCGGCGATGCCGCCCAGGAAGAAGAAAAACGTGATCGCCACCGCGTAGAGGATGGCGATGCGCTTGTGGTCGTGCGTGGTCAGCCAGGAGGCCAGGGTCGAGCCTTCGGTGAGGTAGCTGGGCTCAGCGCGGTGCATGGGGCGACTCCCGTTCGGTACCACGGATCTTCAGGTAGGCGAGCAGTGCGAGGATGTCGGCCTCGTCGATCCGGTCTTTGTAGCTGGGCATGATGGGGGCGTAGCCGGCGGCCACTTCCTCGGCGGGGAGCACGATCGAATCGTGCAGGTAACGTTCGTCGGCGGTGACCTGGCGTCCGTCGGCAAGCGGCACGGTGCTGCCGTAGAGGCCCTCCAGTCGCGGCGCATGCACCGACGAGCCCGCATCGTGGCAGCCGGCGCAGCCATAGCGGGTGAAGAGCGTACGGCCGCGCTCGGCGAGGGACCCGCTGGCGTGGGCCGCGAGCCACCGGGCATGGGCGGCGGGGGTCTCCACCACCACGCTGCCACCCATGCGGGAATGGTCGGTACCGCAGTATTCGGCGCAGAACAGGTCGTAGGTGCCAGGGCGCGTGGCCGTGAACCACAGGTCGGTGTAACGGCCGGGCAGGATGTCTTGCTTGACCCGGAAGGCGGGCACGGAGAGATCGTGGATCACGTCCTGCGAGGTCATCACCAGCCGCACGGGATGCCCGGTGGCGACGTGCAACGTATCGATCTCCCGCTGGCCGCCGGGATGCTGGAACTCCCACATCCATTGCTTGCCCACCACGTAGATCGTCTCGGCGTCGGCGGGCGGCGTGCGCATGTCGATCCACAGATGGATGCTCCAGGCGAAGATGCCGACGAACAGGGCGAAGGGAATGAGCGTCCAGGTCATCTCGATGCCCAGGTCGCGATGCGACTCGCCGCTGCGATCGACGTCGCGGCCATGGCGGAAGCGCACGGCGAACACGACCATGGTCACGAAGACCGCCAGCATCACCACGACGCATAAGGCGAGCAACGCGAGAAAAAGACCGTCGATGCGGCCCGCGAAGCTGGAGGCTTCCGGCAATCCGCTCATCGGGCTCTCCTGCGCAGGCGAAGCCAGCCGGCGATCATCAGCAGCACGAAGACGCACCCCAGAACCATCATGATCCGCGAGACCAGCAGGCTATAGCGGCCGGTGGCCGGATCGTAGCCGCAGCACAGCAGCACCAGGCGGTCGATGACGCCGCCCAGCCGTCCTTGCGATGCGTCGACGAGCGCCAGCCGCAGCGCGCCGGGATCGAACGAGACGCCGAAGAAGTACCGCGAGACGTGCCCGTCGGGCGTGACCACGAGCAGGCCCGCCGGGTGGGCGTATTGGCCGTTGCGCGGATCGAGGAAGTAGCGGAAGCCCGCGGCGGCCGCGAGCGCGGGCGTGGCGTCCGACGCCTTGGCGAAAGTCCAGCCTTCGGCGTGGGCCCCCGGCTCCATGCGCGCGATCATCGAGCGGGCGTCGGCGGCTTCGGTGCCGTTCTCGCGCGGGTCGATGCCGGCGAAGACGATGCCGTAATCCTTGCCCGGCACGAGCGGCATCGTGGCGGCGGCACGGGCGATCCCGTGCAGCGTCAGGTCGCAGAGGTTGGGACAGCGGTAATAGCCGAAGGCGAGCACGAGCGGCTTGCCGTCGGCGATCTCCGCGAGGGTACGCGTGATTCCGCGATCGTCGGTCAGTCGGGTCCGCGTGGGCAGCATGGCGCCCACGTGCTGGTCGAACCCGGCGCGCCGCTCGAGGTCGGGCGGCGGCGGTACCGCGGCCATGAGCAGCGGCAGGACGATGATCAGTAAGACGAAGCGAAACACCTTCATCGCGCCGCTTCCTTTGCCATGATGTCCATGGCACGGCGCACGGGAATATGCGCACTCCGGTGGTCCGCGTCGTTCCAGCCATAGGCGTCGGCCTCGCGTGTCGCCGTCCGATAACCGGCGAGGTTGCGCGAGGGATGTTCCTGCAGGCGTGGGGCCTCCGGCAGGCGGGCGACCGGATGGGGCGTGAGCGAGTCGCCTCCCCAGATGGCCCAGCACAGGGCCGCGGTGGCGACGACCCCGGCAGCGAGTACGACTCCGATTCCCGTGAGTCGACGCAGTGCGACGGCCTGAGGTTCGTGGCTCATGGGAGCACCATCCAGGCGAGATGACAGGCCTCGCCCAGGGCGATGGATAGGGCAGCGGCGCGCAGCACGCCCACGCGACGGCGGGCCTGGCGGGCGACGAGCAGGGCGAAGGGTACGGCCAGGTGGAGCAGGGCACTCGCGACGGCCAGAGTCGCGAAGGGGCCGCGCACGCGCGGCAGGTACCAACCGGTCTCGTAGGGCTGGTCGGCGATCCACGCCGTGAGGTAGTCCACGCCCGCGAGGTATGCCCAACCGAGACAGGCGGCGAGAAGCAAGGCGCCGAGGTCCGCACGCACGTCCGGTGACGCTTTCGTCGCGGCGAACCCTGCGGCGATCGAAAGGGCCAACGAGAGCTGCATGCAGGCGAACGTGAGGCCGAGTGCCGACGAGCGCCAGGCGGGAGCCAGCGAGGCGATCCAGTCGGTGGAGAACGTGCCGCAGGCGAGAAGCCAGAGGATGAGGACGAGCGCGGGAAGGCGCCGGGCGAGCCAGGCGCCGGCGGCCCAGATCGCGATGCAGGCCAGCGTGCGCACGGCGAGGAACGTTCGATCGAAGTACCAGTGGCGCTGGGGTTCCACGGGCGTGTCGATCCATGGCAGCACGGTGCCGGCGGCGAAAAGGAACACCACGGCGCCGAGCGCGGCCAGCGGAAGCAGCCACGTGAGTCTCTCCAATGTGGCCTGCGATGCCTGCCCCCAGGCACCGCCGGTCAAACGGTGGATCGCCCGCCATGCGACGGCACCTCCCGCCATGGCGATCACGAGCAACCAGGCGAACAGCGACAGGCGAGCCATCATCGGGCCGCTCCCGGCAATGCGCGCAGCCGGGCCAGGTCTTCCGGCTGGAGACGATCCGCCGGTACGTCGCGGCTGAGTTGCAGCGCACGGATGTACGCGACGATGGCGCGTCGATCGGTGGGCGACACGCGATCCCGGTACGGATACATCACGCCCCGGCCGTCGGTGATCACGTCGTAGAAGTGATCGTCCCCGGCCTGGCGAAGGCGCGGCTCGTGGTAGCTCGGTGGTGCCGGGAAACCGCGCCTCACCACCATGCCGTCGCCGTCACCGGTCGTGCCGTGGCAAGGCGCGCAGAAGATCGCGTAACGCTGCCGACCACGTTCGAGCAGGGCCAGGGTGATGGCCGGCAAGGGAGCGCGGGATGCCGTCGAGTCGATCGGTACCGAGCCCTGGGGAGGCAGTCGCCCGGCGACGTGGTCCTCGAACAGCGGGGCCTCCGCGCCACGCTTGTAGCGCGGCTGGTCGTACATGTCGTGGACGCTGCGTTCGCAGCCCGACAGCGCGAGGATCGAGGCCAGCCCCATCGCCGACACGATCGGCTCCCATCCCTTCGGTAGCCGCCTTGCTACCGAGCGGATAGGCCCGGAATCCTTCGGTAGCGAACTTACGACCGAAGGGGTGGGAGCGGACCGTGTCCGCCAACGGGGCGAAGCGAGTGCTTTCATGCCGGCACCTCCGCATGGCGGAGCGGATGCAGCCGTTGGGCATCGTGCGCCGAGCGATGTTCGTTCCAATACGGGTCGTCCGCGTGGATGAGCAGCAGGAAACCGTCCCGGCTGGCCTCCTCGAACCATTCGACGTTGAACTCGGGGCGGTAGAGCGCCGGCCGCGACCCGGCAAAGAACGCGACGACACCGGCGATCACGGCGAACAGGATCGTCACTTCCAGCGCCGCGGGCACGAAGGCGGGCCAGCTCGCCAAGGGGCGGCCACCGGCATCGATGGGATACGCGTGCGCCGACAGGTACTGCAAGGCCATCGTACCGATGCCCCCGAGCAGTCCGGCGGCCAACATCGACGGCGCGATGCCGCGGCCCGCGCGACGCGGCGCGAGTGCTTCGACGGACCACGGCGCGAAGGTTTCCATGCGCGAATATCCCAGTCCACGCAGATGCCGCACCGCTTCGACCAACGACGCTTCGTCGGGCATTTGAATGAGGCGGCCGTAAGTCCTCATCGGGATGCCTCCGTGCGCCGCAGTTCGGCGATGGCGAGCACGGGCAGCCAGCGCACGAAGAGCAGAAACAGCGTGCCGAACAGGCCGATCGAACCGAGCAGGAACACGATGTCCCAGACGGTGGGGTAGAACATGCCCCAGCTCGACGGCAGGTAGTCACGGTAGAGGCTGGTGACGATGAGCATGAAGCGCTCGAGCCACATGCCGGCCAGCACGCCGGAGGACACGAGCACGAGTACGAGGCGGTTCCGGCGCGCGGCGGGCCACCACAGGGCCTGGATCGCCACGCTGTTGAGCGCGACGGTGGACCAGAAGGTCCACGCGTAGGCACCGTGGAGGCGATGTGCGATCACGGCGGTTTCGAAGGGATCGCCCCCGTAATACGCGGTGAAAACCTCGGCGGCATAGCCGTAGGTCACCACACAGCCCGCGGCGAGCATCAGCCTGGCCAGTTTGTCGAGGTGGACGTCGGTGATGTAGTGGTCGAGCCCGTAGGCCCGTCGCATCGACAGGCTGAGCAGGATCACCATCGCGATGCCGGAGAACAACGCGCCTGCCACGAAAAACGGCGGGAAGATCGTCGAATGCCAGCCCGGCAACAGGCCTTCGGAGAAATCCAGCGCCACCATGCTGTGCACCGAAAACACCAGCGGCACCGCGAGCGCGGCCAGGAGGCGCGTGAGCGTGGCATGCCGTCGCCAGTCGGCGGCTTCGCCACGCCAGCCGAGCGCCAGGAGGGCGTAGAACACCTGGCGACCGCGCGTGGTGGCCCGGTCGCGCACGGCGGCCAGGTCCGGCAACTGGCCCACGTAGAAGTACAGTACCGATACCACCACGTAGGTGCCGATGGCGAAGAAATCCCAGGTGAGCGCGCTGCGCCATTGCGGCCACAGGCCCATCTTGTCGGGGTAGGGCATGATCCAGTACGCGAACCACGGCCTGCCCAGGTGGAGCACGGGAAACAGGCCCGACACGGCGAGGGCGCACAAGGTCATCGCTTCCGCGTGGCGACTGAGCGCCGAGCGCCACGCTTGCCGCGTGAGGTGCAGCGCCGCCGAAATGAACGTGCCGGCCATGCCGATGCCGATCCACCAGACATAGTTGGTGATGGCGAACGACCAGGCCACCGGCATGTCGATGCCCCAGATGCCCACGCCGCGAACGAGCAACACCACGATGCCGACGGCGAGCATGACGGTGAGGGCGAGCGACACGGCGAACAGGATCCACCAGCCGCGGCCACCGTGCCGTCGAAGCGTGATGCCGGCGATCTCGTCGGTGACGGCGGCGGCGCTCATGCCTCGCTCCAGTCCGGATGCGGGTGTCGCCATGCGGCGAGATAGACGGTACGCGGGCGCGTGTTCAGTTCTTCGAGCAAGGCGTACTTGCGCGGTGAGGCGTGTGCTTTCGCCACCGCCGACGCGGGCGCGGAAAGATCGCCGAACACGATGGCGCGCGTGGGACAGGCATCCTGGCAGGCGGTGGTGACCTCGCCATCGGCGATGCGTCGTCCTTCGCGATCCGCGGAGGCATGCGCCTGCTGGATACGCTGCACGCAATAAGTGCATTTCTCCATCACGCCCTTGGCGCGCACGCTGACTTCGGGATTCCGCATGGCCTCGAGGCTGTCCCGGGCGAAGTCCGCATAGGCGAGGAAATTGAATCGCCGCACCTTGTACGGACAGTTGTTCGAACAGAAGCGCGTGCCGATGCAGCTGTTGTATACCTGCAGGTTCAGGCCCTCGCCGTCGTGCACGGTGGCTTCGACCGGACACACCACCTCGCAGGGCGCGTGCTCGCAGTGCATGCAGGGCACCGGTTGGTGATAGGTGGCGGGTGCCGTCGGCGATCCCTCGTGGTAGCGGTCGACGCGTATCCAGTGCATGCGGCGACCCAGCTTGACCTGGCCCTCGCCGACCACGGGGATGTTGTTCTCCGACTGGCAGGCGATCGTGCAGGCGTTGCAGCCGATGCAGGCGTCGAGGTCGATGGACATGCTCCAGCGGTAGTCGCCGGAGGGCGTGTCGGGGTAGAAGCTGGCGGGAGCGCCGCGCGAGGGTTGCAGGGGACGGTCGGGCGTTCCCACGCGGATGATGTCCCGTCGCTGCATGTCCTGATGGCCCTGGGTCAGGGCCAGTTCGGTGCGTTCGCTCAGGGGCGTGAGGGTGAGGCCGCGTGCGTGCCATTGCCCGTCGCGGGCGCGCAGCGCGTAGGCGTCGTAACCGTGACCCGCACCCAGTCCCGTGCGACGACCGTGGCCGAGGGTGACGGTGACGCTGCGTTCGGCCTGGCCAGGCACCACGAGCACGGGAGCGTCGACGTGACGGCCGTCGAGGTCGAGTCGCACCCTGTCGCCGTCGCGCAAGCCGCGGGCACTCGCCAGCGTGGGCGATATCCATGCGGCGTTGCCCCAGGCCTGCGTGGTGATGGGATGCGGCAATTCCTGCAACCACGCGTTGCCGGCATGGCGGCCGTCCCAAAGATGCGGGTCGGGGCGGAAGACGAGTTCGAGGGTCTCGTCGGCAGGGGCCGGCGTTTCGTCGTCCGCCGGCGACGCCGAGGCATCGGCGGAGGTGTCGCCGTGGAAGATCCCGTCGCGTAGCGCTTCGGTCCAGGCATCGTCGTCCGCGAGCATGGGCCACGTGTCCCTGACGCGGCGCAATGGATCGTCGGTCACGCCACCGAGCAGCAGATCCACCAGCTCGTGCGCGGAACGGCCGTCGACGAGCGGTGCGATCACGGGTTGCACGATGCTGGCGACATCGTCGGCCTGTCGCAGGTCGGACCAGTGTTCGAACGGGTGCAGTGCCGGGAGGTGCCACTGCGACTGCGCTGCCGTTTCGTCGACGTAGCGGCCGAGGTGGATCGTGTTTCGCGCATGGAAGGCGAATCCGGGAAGGCTGTAGGCCGGATTGCTCTCCAGCACCAGCAAGGTATCCACCCGCCTTGCCTCGAGCTGGGCGAGCAGGTCGGCGGTGTCGCCGGATGAAGCGCGCGTCGGTGCGGTATCGCGGCCGAGACGCCGGTTGATCGCGTCCACGGTCGCGTGGGCCGAAGGCGGCAGGTAGGGACCTGCCAGCACCAGCGCATGACCCCGGTGATCGAGCAGGTCCTTCGCGATGAGCCCGATGCGATCGGCGACGTGGCGATCGCCGGCCATGCCGGCCATGGAGGGCGAGGGAAGTCCGCAGGCCCGGGCGAGCATCCCGATGAGAACGGGAATGTCGCCGGCCGCCACGGGCCACACGTGATCGGCGTTGCGCCCGGTGAGCGAGGGCGTGGGTTCGATGGCGTACAGCCGGGTCGTCAGTTCGGTGTCGGCGCGTGCCGCGGCGACATCGCGCGCATGGCGGACGTGTCCGGGAGCCGTGCCGAGCGGGTCGGCGTCGAAGGCCACGATGATGCGCGTATCCGCCAGATCCCATGTGGCATGCGCCGCGCCGGCGGGTTCATGGACGTGCCAGTGCGCGCCCGGGTAGCGCCTTAGCAAGGCATCGCGCTGTCGCGCCAGCGTCGGCGAACGGATGGCTCCGCTCAACACGTGCAGGCCGTCGCCCGAGGCGGCGAAGCGATGCCGGAGGTCGGCGGCTTCCGTTTCGAAGTCGGTCCAGCTCGCGGGCTGGCCTTGGCGCAACGGCGCACTCGAACGGGCGGGGTCCCAGAGATCGAGGATGGCCGCCTGCATGCGCGGATCGCTACCGCCGAGCGTGGCGGGGTGCTTCGGATTGCCGTCGACGTGCATCGGCCTGCCGTCGCGCAGTGCCACCAGCAGGCCGACGACGTCATTGCCGGTGTCGATCGCCGTGGCATAGCGCGCACGATGCCGCGCCGTGTCGCCGCCGCGACCCAGTTCGGGCACGATGCGTTCCGGTGGCGGACCCGAACACGCGCCGAGGCCGGCGAACGCGATCGAGGCACCGAGCAGGCGCAGGAAGCCCCGCCGATCCAGCGTGGGCTCGATCGAGGCCAGTCCGGGCCAGGCGTCTTCCAGCAACGGACGCTTCGATGCGTCATCCAGCAGTTCCTCGAGGGCGCGCCAGAAGCGTGGCGTGCCGGGAGCGGGCAGGGCATCGCGGAGGGCGTCGGCGGCATTCATCGATGGCAGACCGAGCAGTCGGTGAGGCGTCGACGATCGACCCGGTAGGCGTCGACCAGGTGCATGCCCAAGGCATCGTCGTCGGGGGACGGATCGCGCAGCGCGAACACCTCGTCGCGCGGCCGTATGGCGCGCTCGGGATGGCGATGGCAATCGAGGCACCACTTCATCGTCAGCGGGGCCACGCGGCGCATCAACGGCATGCGTTCGACATGGCCGTGGCACGACACGCAGCCCACGCCCTTGGCGACATGCACGGAATGATCGAAGTAGACGAAGTCGGGCAGGTCGTGCACGCGCGTCCAGCGCAACGGCACGCCAGTGCGCCAGCTTTCGACGAGGGGTGCCAATACGGGCTGGTCCGTAAAAAGTTGCGAATGACAGGTCATGCAGGTGGACACCGGCGGCATGCCCGCGAACGCGTCGGTCTCCACGGTCGAGTGGCAGTAACGGCAATCGAGCCCGACCTCGCCGACGTGATGCTGGTGGCTGAAGGGCACCGGTTGTTCCACGGCCTCGTCTTCACTCCCCGGTCCTGCGGTGACCACCCGCCACGCCGCCACGCCGGCGACGGCGACGACGAGTACGGCGAGCGCCATCAACGTGGCATAGAGGCCGGAGCGTGGATGGAATATCTGGGCCATACCCCTCGGACTCCGGCATAACCCGTTCGACGCTAGTGGCGCGACCGTGCGCGAGATGTGAAGCGCTCCATGCGCGACGTATACCGGACGTGGCCGTTTTCGGGCGGACGATGAACGCGATCGAGGTCCCACGCGAGAGGAGAGGGCATGTCCGGCCTGGAATTCAGCATCGTCGTCGACGGCCTTCCGCGCGATGCCCATGACGGCGAACGACTCGTCGACCTGTTCGTTCGCCACGGCATCGAGATACCGCACGTCTGCTACAACGAAGCCCTCGGGCCCTTGCTGACGTGCGATACGTGCTGGGTGGACGTGGACGGCGAACCCGCGCGAAGCTGCGACGTCGTCGTGCGCGAAGGCATGACGGTCTCCACCCGGGATGCGCATTCGCTTGCTTCACGCGAGGAGGGCATGGATCGCGTGCTGTCGAAGCACGAGCTGTACTGCACGGTGTGCGAACACAACACGGGCGACTGCACCCTGCACAACACCGTCGTGGCGATGGACATGCCGATCCAGCGTTACCCCTTCGTGCGCAAGCCCTACCTGAAGGACGCCAGCAACCCGTTCTACACCTACGATCCCGACCAGTGCATCCTCTGCGGCCGGTGCGTGGAAGCCTGCCAGAACGTCGAGGTGAACGAGACGCTGAGCATCGACTATGCCTCCGAGCATCCGCGCGTGCTCTGGGATGGCGGCGAACGCATCGACGGCTCCAGTTGCGTGTCGTGTGGGCACTGCGTGACGGTTTGCCCATGCAATGCCTTGATGGAAAAGACCATGCAACCGGACGCCGGTCCCTTCACGGCGATTCCCGAGGAAACCAAGCGCCCGCTGATCGATATCGTGAAGAACCTGGAACGCACCATCGGTGCTCCGCCGATTACCGCGGTCTCGGAGATCGACGCGAAGATGCGGCAGGCGGAGATCCGTCGCACCAAGACCGTATGCACGTACTGCGGCGTGGGCTGCTCGTTCGAGATGTACACCCGCGACCGGCACATCCTCAAGGTGCAGCCGAGCCAGGGACCGGCCAACGGCATCTCCACCTGCGTCAAGGGCAAGTTCGGCTGGGATTTCGTCAACGATCCCGCGCGGCTCACCACGCCGCTGATCCGCGAGAACGGCGCGTTTCGCGAGGCGGGGTGGGACGAGGCTCTCGATCTGGTCGCTTCGCGGTTGCGCGCCGTGCAGCATCGTTACGGCCCCAAGGCATTGGGCTTCATCGGCTCGAGCAAGGCCAGCAACGAGGAGGCTTATCTCACGCAGAAGATCGCGCGCCTCATCTTCGGGACCAACAGCGTCGACAATTCGTCGCGCTACTGCCAGAACCCCGCCACGATGG
This window of the Luteibacter aegosomatis genome carries:
- a CDS encoding cytochrome C oxidase subunit IV family protein, producing the protein MKTHVGAFVALLALLVLSVWLAGLRLGTFNVVASLAIAAAKAGIVVMVFMKLREGHPSIRLALACGLGWVGIMMALTLGDFLSRGAVVAH
- a CDS encoding cytochrome c oxidase subunit 3 family protein — its product is MSATMPEPAQPFDDLAQQHEAAQLGMWAFLATEILFFGVLFTGYTVMRVLWPDAFVAGSRHTDLPLGAIETGVLLTSSFTAAWALQAVKRSRPREAGWLLLFTATMGVAFLGIHGAEYRHDDLAGVIPGIRYDEVGDDAPHEALFFVLYYVTTGFHALHVLIGVGLLCVLARLAFRGDFLPGNHAPLEVGTLYWHLVDIVWIFVFPLYYQVGRA
- the ctaD gene encoding cytochrome c oxidase subunit I, translating into MHRAEPSYLTEGSTLASWLTTHDHKRIAILYAVAITFFFFLGGIAAALIRLELATPHGDLMSADTYNKTFTFHGVVMVWFFLIPSIPNTLGNFLLPLMIGARDVAFPRLNLFSWYLYLLGGLFTVTCLLLGGVDTGWTFYTPFSTLFSNTHVVLAVVGVFIVGFSSILTGLNFIVTIHTLRTKGMTWFRLPLFVWSMYGVSLVMMLATPVLAMTLSLLAIERLTGVGIFDPSLGGDPLLFQHFFWFYSHPAVYIMVLPSMGVVSELITASVRRKIFGYRFMVYSIIGIAVVGFLVWGHHMFVAGQSMYASIVFSILSFIIAVPSAIKVFNWTATLYKGDITFGAPMIYALGFVGLFMLGGLTGLFLAATALDVNLTDTYFVVAHFHYIMVGGAVMAYLGGIHFWWPKITGRLYSEGWARFAAILMFLGFNLTFFPQFLAGAEGMPRRYYRYPDEYALLNVLSSAGAVLLAASYLLPVGYLLWSLRFGERAGPDPWGAKGLEWETASPPPPHNFERPPVVTDGPYAYVHP
- the coxB gene encoding cytochrome c oxidase subunit II, whose product is MSGLPEASSFAGRIDGLFLALLALCVVVMLAVFVTMVVFAVRFRHGRDVDRSGESHRDLGIEMTWTLIPFALFVGIFAWSIHLWIDMRTPPADAETIYVVGKQWMWEFQHPGGQREIDTLHVATGHPVRLVMTSQDVIHDLSVPAFRVKQDILPGRYTDLWFTATRPGTYDLFCAEYCGTDHSRMGGSVVVETPAAHARWLAAHASGSLAERGRTLFTRYGCAGCHDAGSSVHAPRLEGLYGSTVPLADGRQVTADERYLHDSIVLPAEEVAAGYAPIMPSYKDRIDEADILALLAYLKIRGTERESPHAPR
- a CDS encoding SCO family protein, which codes for MKVFRFVLLIIVLPLLMAAVPPPPDLERRAGFDQHVGAMLPTRTRLTDDRGITRTLAEIADGKPLVLAFGYYRCPNLCDLTLHGIARAAATMPLVPGKDYGIVFAGIDPRENGTEAADARSMIARMEPGAHAEGWTFAKASDATPALAAAAGFRYFLDPRNGQYAHPAGLLVVTPDGHVSRYFFGVSFDPGALRLALVDASQGRLGGVIDRLVLLCCGYDPATGRYSLLVSRIMMVLGCVFVLLMIAGWLRLRRRAR
- a CDS encoding c-type cytochrome, translated to MGLASILALSGCERSVHDMYDQPRYKRGAEAPLFEDHVAGRLPPQGSVPIDSTASRAPLPAITLALLERGRQRYAIFCAPCHGTTGDGDGMVVRRGFPAPPSYHEPRLRQAGDDHFYDVITDGRGVMYPYRDRVSPTDRRAIVAYIRALQLSRDVPADRLQPEDLARLRALPGAAR
- a CDS encoding DUF3341 domain-containing protein gives rise to the protein MRTYGRLIQMPDEASLVEAVRHLRGLGYSRMETFAPWSVEALAPRRAGRGIAPSMLAAGLLGGIGTMALQYLSAHAYPIDAGGRPLASWPAFVPAALEVTILFAVIAGVVAFFAGSRPALYRPEFNVEWFEEASRDGFLLLIHADDPYWNEHRSAHDAQRLHPLRHAEVPA
- the nrfD gene encoding NrfD/PsrC family molybdoenzyme membrane anchor subunit, with protein sequence MSAAAVTDEIAGITLRRHGGRGWWILFAVSLALTVMLAVGIVVLLVRGVGIWGIDMPVAWSFAITNYVWWIGIGMAGTFISAALHLTRQAWRSALSRHAEAMTLCALAVSGLFPVLHLGRPWFAYWIMPYPDKMGLWPQWRSALTWDFFAIGTYVVVSVLYFYVGQLPDLAAVRDRATTRGRQVFYALLALGWRGEAADWRRHATLTRLLAALAVPLVFSVHSMVALDFSEGLLPGWHSTIFPPFFVAGALFSGIAMVILLSLSMRRAYGLDHYITDVHLDKLARLMLAAGCVVTYGYAAEVFTAYYGGDPFETAVIAHRLHGAYAWTFWSTVALNSVAIQALWWPAARRNRLVLVLVSSGVLAGMWLERFMLIVTSLYRDYLPSSWGMFYPTVWDIVFLLGSIGLFGTLFLLFVRWLPVLAIAELRRTEASR